In Hydrogenimonas thermophila, the DNA window GGAATTGCTACAATTGGTGATGAAGCATGTCCTGCAATGGCTATGAATGTTAAAATGCCTCATGCAAGAGAGAGTACAAAAAAGATGCTTGAAGAGTGGGAAGAGAAGTTTCCTGAATTATTCAAGCGTTTTAAGGCAGCATTTTCTCATCTTCAGCCAGATTCATTTATGGATGAAAAATTTCTGGATAGAAAATGAAAATATTTAAGGTATATGGTGAAAGAGGAAGAATACAATATTTTAATTGTAGAAGATGAGTATATAAATGCTAAGTTTATAGAGCAGACTCTTATTTCTCAAAAACATAAAGTTGCTGGTATTGTTGCAAATGCTTTAGATGCAAAGGATATTATAAAAAACCAATCTATTGATTTGATATTTATGGATATAAATCTTGAAGGATCGATAGATGGTTTACAGTTAGCAAAAGATATTTATGAAACATACAACATACCTATAATTTATACAACTGCTTATGGAGATAGTGCAACAATAGAAGAGGCAAAAGATACTAATATTTATGGTTATCTTATTAAGCCTTTTGATGAGAGAGATATTGAGGCAGTGTTAAATGTTGCCATTAAATTAATAGAAAAGTCCAAGGTAAATAAAAATCAAATTTTATCTGATGAAATAGATTTAGCAGAAGGTTGTGTTTACTCTCTTAAAAATAGATGTTTGTGTATTGATGGTGCAGCACTTAGTTTAACACAAAAAGAATCACAAGTGCTTCACTTTTTCTGTAAAAATATTAACTGTATGATCGATTATGATACGTTAAAAGAAAATATTTGGATGGATAAAAGTGTAGCAAACTCAACAATAAGAGATATTATTCTAAGAATACGTA includes these proteins:
- a CDS encoding response regulator; translated protein: MKEEEYNILIVEDEYINAKFIEQTLISQKHKVAGIVANALDAKDIIKNQSIDLIFMDINLEGSIDGLQLAKDIYETYNIPIIYTTAYGDSATIEEAKDTNIYGYLIKPFDERDIEAVLNVAIKLIEKSKVNKNQILSDEIDLAEGCVYSLKNRCLCIDGAALSLTQKESQVLHFFCKNINCMIDYDTLKENIWMDKSVANSTIRDIILRIRKKVPHLKIENIARYGYILKKKL